TCAACCCTTCAAACCTAAGCGGCGTGATTTGTTCTCACGTTAATCATTACTGCAGGGCAACCCCGTAAACTGCACGTTAGCGCCGGAACAGTAATGGCGTAAGGTGCAGTTTTTTTTCGGCTGGAATTCATGCAGGGGAGAAATTTAGTGGAAGGAACAAGATTGCGCTACTAAGCTGAAAACACGCAATAAAACTCAAGGGAGTGTTATGAAACAGATCGCATTTGTGCTGGCACTGACGTTTTCTGCCGCTATCCTTTCTGGCTGTGCTCCGCGTGATGACACGCATTCTCCACCACCTGCACCGCCCAGCGGTCAACAACCCCCTGGCGCACCAGGTGGAAGTGGCCCGGTAGGGCAACCTCAAGCCTGATAGCCGACTCCATCCTCAAATCAAAGCAGCCTTTCTGTGAACGGTTCACCTGCTTCAACCTTATGCAGGCAGTTCATTCCAGAGGCGGCTTTCTTTTTATCAGCGATGAGGCCGGTTAATAATATGATCTTCCCAGTCCCGCACTTCACTTTCACGCACCGCAATATGCCGGACAGAAATACGCGCGGCATGCATAGCGGCTTTAGAGCCACTGCGTAAAGGGTGCCAGACCGGCAGATTCTTGCCTTCAGCCAGTACCCGATAGGCACAGCTGGGCGGTAGCCAGGAAAAAGTGGGTAAATTTTCCCGCGTTAATTTGAGGCAATCCTCTTCCAGTTCGAAGCGGCGCTCATAATTACGGCACTGGCAGGTTTTGATATTGAGCTGATTACAGGCGACGTTGGTGAAATAGATTTCATCAGTGTCCGCATCCTGCAGCTTGTTCAGACAGCACTGGCCACATCCGTCACACAAGGATTCCCATTCCTCATCACTCATTTGTTCCAGCGTTTTCCGCTGCCAGAAAGGGGTATCAGTCATGTTCGGTGTCCCGTTTAAGTAAAAGCCCGCACCTTATAAACAGTTCGGGCTTCAGTTGCAAGCCTTACAGCACGCGAGTAGCGACGCCATGTCCGCCCAGCGAGACTTCCAGCTTATCGCCGGAGGCCATCGGCCCTACTCCTTCCGGGGTGCCCGTCAGAATAATATCCCCGGCGCGCAGGGTGAAGAATTTGCTCATATAGGCAATCAGCGGCAGGATCTTATGGATCATATCTTCGGTGCTGCCCTGCTGGCGAACTTCACCATTCACTAACAGCTTCAGTTCCACATTTTGCGGATCGGCACCAAATTCACTGACCGGAATAAAACCGGAAACAGGGCAGGAGTTGTCGAAACCTTTGGCTTTTTCCCAGGGTTGCCCGGCTTTTTTGCAGCCCGCCTGCACATCACGCAGCGTCAAATCCAGGGCCACCCCGTAGCCCGCGATGGCTTTGGCCACGTGGTCTTCTGTTGCATGCTTTAAAGTAGAACCGATCAGCACGGCCAGTTCAACTTCGTGGTGTACCGCGCCAAGATCCTTAGGGATTGAAAGCGGCTGACGGATATCGCAGAGCGCCGTTTCAGGTTTAATAAACAACACCGGTTCTGAAGGTGTAGCGCTGCCCATCTCTTTAATATGTTTGGCATAATTACTGCCCACGCAGACCACTTTGCTTACCGGATAATCCAACAATGCGCCCTGCCAGTTGTGATGCTGATACATATTGTTCCCCTGCCTGCGTTGAGGTGAGATGGCCAGCCAGTGGCCACCTTTCCGTGAGTGTGCGTTAGGTTACTTTGAGATAGCGTCGGCCATCATGCCGATACTGATGGCGAAATAATACGATCGATTCCAGTGCATGATTGTGCGGAAATTGTCATAAACCATGAATGCCCTTCCCGGCGCATCGTCTGGGGTAACAATCCAGGCTCGCTGATGGGTATCCGGCAGAGCCTCATCGCTGTTCATGCGGATCCCCAGTTTTTCCCACTCGCCGACGGTTTTAGCCTGCTGATTTTTCAGCCCGGCCTGTTCTGGCACAAAGTCCACAGGCAGGATGACTTCCCTTCCCCAGCCCTCTCCCGGCTTCCACCCCTCTTTGGAAAGATAATTGGCCGTAGAGGCGAACACATCATCGACGTTGTTCCAGATATCGATCCTGCCATCACCGTCACCGTCTGCACCGTAGTTCATAAAGGAGCTTGGCATAAACTGGTTTTGCCCCATAGCGCCGGCCCATGACCCTTTCATCTCATCAGCGGTGATGTGCTGCTGCTGGATAATTTTCAGCGCGGCAACCAGCTCTTTTGTGAAGAAGGCTTCGCGCCGCCCTTCGAAGGCCAGCGTCGAGAGCGCAGAGATCAAATCTTCTCTACCCTGGATTTGACCAAAATTACTCTCCATCGCCCAGAGCGCCACTATATATTGCGCCTGCACGCCATACTGCTGGCTGATGGGCATCAGCTGCCCCTGATAGCGCTGCAGATTGTCACGCCCCTGCGCGATTTTTTTGTCGGTGATTACCCGGGACAGGTAGTCGCTCAGCGTCACCTTTTTTTCCAGCTGATTTTTGTCAGAGGCGATCACATGATCGACAAAATGCACATTGGCAAAAGCACTGTCCAGCGTGGCCTGATCGATACCCTGCTGGAGGGCATGCGCTTTCAGCGTATCTATATAGGCAGGAAATTCTGCAGGATCGCGCCCTTCAGTCGCCAGCGTAGTGCTGGTTTTAACCGGTGCGGCCTGCAGGAATCCACCTTGTGAAGCCGATGCGGGCGCGGAGGAAGCAGAAGGCGTAGCCGGAACCGGCGTCTGAGGCGTGGGAGCCGCGTTGTTTTTACTGGCGCATCCGGCCAGAATCAGCGAGAAAATAATGCTGCTCAGAGAGGTAAGCTTCATGCGGGCATCCTTTTTTTGCCGTCGCCGCCCAATTAAAATCCAGTGGATTATGCTTGTGGCGGCGATATATTTTGCAGATGATTCCTAATTAATCTTTTTTACTCTTTTTCAAGATGGGTCTTAAGCAGACTTTCGATTGGAGGAGGAACCTGTAAATAATAACCCTGAGCCTCAAGGGAAGCCTTTACCTTAGTCAGGTCAGCGTTGGCTAACTTCTTGCTGCCGTCCAGCGGTAGCAGCATGGCTAACAAGGGTTTACCGAAACCCTGCATCAACTCTGCAGGGACACGGGAGAAATCGTCTTTTTTTTCGACATAGAGATAAGTCTGGTCGCGTTTGGAGCTTCTGTAGATCACACAAAACATATTTTTTACTCGAATTAACCTGGATGGTGACTTGCCTGAATATAGCAGTAACTATAACATGCTTGCAGAACTTCGGAATATTGTCCCAACCCGATAAAATGTCCGTTTATCGACTGAATTTGGCTGGGGCATGAAATAACAGGACTGAGCCGGGACAGATGCCACAAACGCCAATCGATTTAAAAGGCAGTAATTTTACTCTGTCTGTTGTGCACCTTCATCACGCCGACCCAGACGTGGTTCGTGAGGCGCTACAGGATAAAGTTAACCAGGCTCCTGCCTTCCTGAAAAATGCTCCGGTTGTGCTGAATGTGATGTCACTGAAAAGTGACGTTAACTGGCGACTGATGCAACAGGCCATCACCTCAACCGGACTGCATATCGTCGGCGTCAGCGGCTGCAAAGATGAGTCGCTGAAGCGCGTTATCAGCCGTGCAGGGCTGCCTTTTTTGTCGGAAGGAAAAGAGCAGAAAAAAGCCGTTGAGGTCACTGAACCCGTCCAACCAGTAGAGATCCCTGCGGTCAAAACGCGGATCATCACTGCCCCTGTCCGTTCTGGCCAACAGATTTATGCTAAAAACAGCGATTTGATCGTCATCAGCAATGTCAGCGCCGGTGCCGAACTCATTGCCGATGGCAATATCCATGTTTATGGCATGATGCGCGGAAAGGCGTTGGCGGGAGCCAGCGGTGACCGCGAATCTCAGATTTTTTGCACCAGTTTATCAGCAGAATTGGTCTCCATCGCCGGTGAATACTGGATTATGGACCAGATTCCAGCTGAATTTTTTGGAAAAGCGTCCCGTCTCAGTTTGCTGAACGGCGCTCTGACTATACAGACACTGAATTGAGCCAGGCTCACGAGCCCTTTCTTTTCTTAAGGAAATAATTATATGGCACGCATTATTGTTGTTACATCGGGAAAAGGAGGCGTGGGCAAGACCACCTCCAGCGCGGCCATCGCTACCGGTTTAGCCCAGAAGGGCAAAAAGACCGTGGTTATCGACTTTGACATCGGTTTACGTAATCTCGATCTGATCATGGGCTGTGAACGCCGTGTGGTGTACGATTTTGTAAACGTTATTCAGGGTGATGCCACGCTGAATCAGGCGCTGATCAAAGACAAACGTACTGAAAATCTCTTTATCCTGCCTGCGTCGCAAACGCGTGATAAAGATGCGCTAACCCGTGAAGGCGTGGAAAAAGTGCTTAACGATTTGGCTACCATGAACTTTGACTTTGTCGTCTGTGATTCTCCGGCGGGGATTGAAACGGGTGCGCTGATGGCGCTCTATTTCGCCGATGAAGCTATTATTACTACTAACCCTGAAGTTTCCTCAGTACGCGACTCAGACCGCATCCTGGGTATCCTCTCCTCTAAATCCCGTCGTGCGGAAAATGGTCAGGATCCTATTAAAGAGCACCTGCTTCTGACTCGCTATAACCCCGGCCGTGTAAACCGTGGCGATATGCTGAGCATGGAAGATGTGCTGGAAATCCTGCGCATTCCTCTGGCCGGTGTGATCCCTGAAGATCAGTCCGTGCTGCGTGCCTCTAACCAGGGCGAGCCGGTAATTCTGGATGTGGAATCTGACGCGGGCAAAGCATACTCCGACACCGTTGACCGTCTTCTCGGTGAAGAACGTCCCTTCCGCTTCATTGAAGAAGAGAAGAAGGGTTTCCTGAAACGCCTGTTTGGGGGATAAAACATGGCCTTATTAGATTTCTTTTTATCCCGTAAAAAGAGCACAGCCAATATAGCCAAGGAACGGCTGCAGATTATTGTGGCAGAGCGCAGGAGGGGGGACAGTGAGCCCCACTACCTGCCGCAGCTGAAAAGGGACATTCTTGAAGTCATCTGCAAATATGTGAAAATTGATCCAGAGATGCTTAGCGTCAAACTGGATCAAAAGGATGATGATATTTCGATTCTGGAGCTGAACGTGACGCTTCCGGAGGCAGAAGAAGCACCGAAATGATCCTCTCCTGCGCCTGATTTTCCCCTGCTTTTGTGCAGGGGAAAGCCATGCTCAGTACTCGTTCAGGATCTCTGCGATCCCGTCGTGAAGCAGTTCGCCCCGCCATCCATCAATCAGTTCCGGCTTTCTGTCGCGCGGTTTAAGACGCCAGTGCCAGTTCAGCAGCTGATTTATTTGTCTGCGTGATGCCAGTAACTCCTGACTGATACCCTGTTTCTCCGCCACTTCCACCATCAGTGCTTTCAGCGCTTTAAACACTTTTTTGTAGTCAGGATTATCAATCAGGTTAGCCAGCGGTTCCGGCAGTTCGCCTTCATCCAGCGCGTTCGCCTGGGCTACCATTGCCACCAGCGCTTTGCCATGGAACCGAATCTCCTGCCCTGCCAGACCTAAATGATCGAGCTCGCCCAGGGAACCCGGCATAAAGCGGGCAACTTTCCACAGGTTCTCTTCACGAACTACGAAGTTAACCGCCATATCCTTT
This genomic window from Erwinia sp. E_sp_B01_1 contains:
- a CDS encoding YcgN family cysteine cluster protein, whose amino-acid sequence is MTDTPFWQRKTLEQMSDEEWESLCDGCGQCCLNKLQDADTDEIYFTNVACNQLNIKTCQCRNYERRFELEEDCLKLTRENLPTFSWLPPSCAYRVLAEGKNLPVWHPLRSGSKAAMHAARISVRHIAVRESEVRDWEDHIINRPHR
- a CDS encoding fumarylacetoacetate hydrolase family protein; the encoded protein is MYQHHNWQGALLDYPVSKVVCVGSNYAKHIKEMGSATPSEPVLFIKPETALCDIRQPLSIPKDLGAVHHEVELAVLIGSTLKHATEDHVAKAIAGYGVALDLTLRDVQAGCKKAGQPWEKAKGFDNSCPVSGFIPVSEFGADPQNVELKLLVNGEVRQQGSTEDMIHKILPLIAYMSKFFTLRAGDIILTGTPEGVGPMASGDKLEVSLGGHGVATRVL
- a CDS encoding lytic murein transglycosylase, producing MKLTSLSSIIFSLILAGCASKNNAAPTPQTPVPATPSASSAPASASQGGFLQAAPVKTSTTLATEGRDPAEFPAYIDTLKAHALQQGIDQATLDSAFANVHFVDHVIASDKNQLEKKVTLSDYLSRVITDKKIAQGRDNLQRYQGQLMPISQQYGVQAQYIVALWAMESNFGQIQGREDLISALSTLAFEGRREAFFTKELVAALKIIQQQHITADEMKGSWAGAMGQNQFMPSSFMNYGADGDGDGRIDIWNNVDDVFASTANYLSKEGWKPGEGWGREVILPVDFVPEQAGLKNQQAKTVGEWEKLGIRMNSDEALPDTHQRAWIVTPDDAPGRAFMVYDNFRTIMHWNRSYYFAISIGMMADAISK
- a CDS encoding YcgL domain-containing protein → MFCVIYRSSKRDQTYLYVEKKDDFSRVPAELMQGFGKPLLAMLLPLDGSKKLANADLTKVKASLEAQGYYLQVPPPIESLLKTHLEKE
- the minC gene encoding septum site-determining protein MinC — protein: MPQTPIDLKGSNFTLSVVHLHHADPDVVREALQDKVNQAPAFLKNAPVVLNVMSLKSDVNWRLMQQAITSTGLHIVGVSGCKDESLKRVISRAGLPFLSEGKEQKKAVEVTEPVQPVEIPAVKTRIITAPVRSGQQIYAKNSDLIVISNVSAGAELIADGNIHVYGMMRGKALAGASGDRESQIFCTSLSAELVSIAGEYWIMDQIPAEFFGKASRLSLLNGALTIQTLN
- the minD gene encoding septum site-determining protein MinD: MARIIVVTSGKGGVGKTTSSAAIATGLAQKGKKTVVIDFDIGLRNLDLIMGCERRVVYDFVNVIQGDATLNQALIKDKRTENLFILPASQTRDKDALTREGVEKVLNDLATMNFDFVVCDSPAGIETGALMALYFADEAIITTNPEVSSVRDSDRILGILSSKSRRAENGQDPIKEHLLLTRYNPGRVNRGDMLSMEDVLEILRIPLAGVIPEDQSVLRASNQGEPVILDVESDAGKAYSDTVDRLLGEERPFRFIEEEKKGFLKRLFGG
- the minE gene encoding cell division topological specificity factor MinE, with the protein product MALLDFFLSRKKSTANIAKERLQIIVAERRRGDSEPHYLPQLKRDILEVICKYVKIDPEMLSVKLDQKDDDISILELNVTLPEAEEAPK